A genomic window from Carassius auratus strain Wakin chromosome 45, ASM336829v1, whole genome shotgun sequence includes:
- the LOC113063404 gene encoding ezrin-like, giving the protein MPKPVNVRVTTMDAELEFAVQPSTTGKQLFDQVVKTIGLREIWYFGLQCMDSKGYPTWLKLDKKVSAQDLKKENPLQFKFRAKFFPEDVTDELIQDITQKLFFMQVKDGILSDEIYCPPETAVLLASYSVQAKFGDFNKEVHRPGYLTSDRLLPQRVLDQHNLSRDQWEERIQVWHEEHRGMLKEDAMLEYLKIAQDLEMYGVNYFDIKNKKGTQLWLGVDALGLNIYEKEDKLSPKIGFPWSEIRNISFNDKKFVIKPIDKKSPDFVFYSPRLRINKRILQLCMGNHELYMRRRKPDTIEVQQMKAQAREEKQHKQMERAQLESEKKRREAIEREKEQMEKEKQELMVRLYQFEEKTKKAEKDLQEQMQRAMQLEHERRLAEEEAARLEAERQAALLAKEELARQAQDQLKSQEQLAAELAEHTARIALLEEAKQRKEEEAMTWQHRAQEAQDDLVKIREELHTPLPPPPPAFEPDENEFEDGESNSSYSADLQTGGINDHRSEEQRITEAEKNERVQKQLLALTSELSQARDETKKTQNDLLHTENMRAGRDKYKTLRQIRQGNTKQRIDEFEAL; this is encoded by the exons ATGCCTAAACCT gtAAATGTTCGCGTCACTACGATGGACGCTGAGCTGGAGTTTGCCGTTCAGCCCAGCACAACTGGCAAGCAGCTATTTGACCAG gtgGTGAAGACCATCGGGTTACGGGAAATATGGTACTTCGGACTACAGTGTATGGACAGCAAAGGGTACCCTACATGGCTGAAACTtgataaaaag GTCTCCGCTCAAGATTTGAAGAAGGAGAACCCTCTCCAGTTTAAGTTCCGTGCCAAGTTCTTCCCAGAAGATGTAACGGACGAGTTGATCCAGGATATCACTCAAAAGCTGTTCTTCATGCAAGTAAAAGACGGCATTCTGAGTGATGAGATCTACTGTCCACCAGAGACTGCAGTGCTTCTGGCCTCCTACTCAGTGCAGGCCAAATTTGGTGATTTCAACAAGGAAGTGCACAGACCTGGATACCTGACGTCCGATCGCCTCCTGCCTCAACG GGTTCTAGACCAGCACAACTTGTCACGGGACCAATGGGAGGAGAGGATTCAGGTGTGGCACGAGGAACATCGTGGGATGCTTAA AGAGGATGCAATGCTCGAGTACCTGAAGATTGCTCAGGATCTGGAAATGTATGGGGTGAACTATTTTGATATCAAGAACAAGAAGGGAACACAGCTGTGGCTGGGTGTGGATGCCCTGGGCCTAAACATCTATGAGAAAGAAGACAA ACTCTCACCGAAAATCGGATTCCCCTGGAgtgaaataagaaacatttccttCAACGATAAGAAGTTTGTCATCAAGCCAATAGATAAAAAATCTCCA GATTTTGTGTTCTACTCCCCGCGGTTGCGCATTAACAAGCGTATCCTGCAGCTGTGTATGGGGAACCATGAGCTTTACATGCGCCGCAGGAAGCCGGACACCATCGAGGTGCAGCAGATGAAAGCCCAGGCTCGAGAGGAGAAACAACACAAACAGATGGAGAG AGCTCAGCTGGAGAGTGAGAAGAAGAGACGAGAGgccatagagagagagaaagagcagatGGAGAAGGAGAAACAGGAGCTGATGGTGCGACTCTACCAGTTTGAGGAGAAGACCAAAAAAGCAGAGAAGG ACCTACAGGAGCAGATGCAGAGGGCCATGCAGCTGGAGCATGAACGGAGGCTGGCAGAGGAGGAGGCCGCCCGACTGGAGGCAGAGAGGCAAGCAGCACTGTTGGCAAAGGAGGAACTGGCCCGTCAAGCCCAGGATCAGCTGAAGAGTCAGGAACAGCTG GCTGCTGAGCTGGCAGAACATACAGCTCGTATTGCACTCCTCGAGGAAGCCAAACAACGCAAGGAGGAGGAAGCTATGACATGGCAGCACAGA GCACAAGAGGCCCAAGATGACCTGGTAAAGATCCGCGAGGAGCTTCACACGCCTCTCCCTCCGCCACCTCCTGCATTTGAACCTGATGAGAACGAGTTTGAAGATGGGGAGAGCAACAGTAGCTACAGTGCAGACCTGCAGACAGGCGGTATCAATGACCACCGCTCCGAAGAACAGCGAATCACTGAGGCCGAGAAGAATGAACGAGTTCAGAAACAGCTGTTG GCGCTGACATCAGAGTTGTCCCAGGCTCGTGACGAAACCAAGAAGACTCAGAATGACCTGTTGCACACAGAGAACATGCGCGCCGGCCGAGACAAATACAAAACTCTCCGGCAGATCCGCCAGGGCAACACCAAACAGAGGATCGATGAGTTTGAGGCCTTATAA
- the LOC113063406 gene encoding synaptotagmin-like protein 3: MKLEQENWEIIYDHVCPMDLGLFQALERERVLEVLQRDKALRTIEADRIRRLKVELQGISRQSAELNALPYGQRSCARCQRPLGKFWDCGSVCCGCSHLICKHCRVVRSAQEWKCTMCHAYREFKIKSGEWFLEQQAKKYPDGRESSYETIGDKLLQSYQRLSFIAVVPPTPPPVYEAPSQNRLVYLTEQDLKTSKPFTKSVENLMVSVSAHLRKFSKSQNDLSVEAAQLTVDHGLLQNSRHKSRSESALNTTNLCKAPSLPNLSQNRRGTEPYASTSTLYLTDDDASYTSACSDEQRDSNSSTGLDCGITENPCVTGEVEVAFGYNNRTSCLEITVKACKNLQMFGDMKKKCHPYAKVCLLPKKNHNYEMKTAVKRGNNPVYNETLTCVVAAEQLGSCVVQVSVWHSRGLKRKLFLGETHICLADVCLESTDSQRSVCYELGPKGHPLGGDVELLLKAQFQFLPQIYPHTADVLIGAAGQLKVVITDVSKLLSLSKAAYIEGILSIPGDRELVQRSPVLKKTTGSVQMNFSRLTRQALQQATLQLNLWEKNTFSLANRLLRTARLDRESSWQRLQQMPGEWHDFVLPLHAHVSTSMRS; this comes from the exons ATGAAACTGGAACAGGAAAACTGGGAAATCATCTACGATCATGTCTGCCCTATGGATCTCGGGTTATTCCAGGctctggagagagaaagagtccTGGAGGTTCTTCAGAGAGACAAAGCACTTCGAACCATTGAAGCAGACAGAATCAG GAGGCTGAAGGTAGAACTTCAAGGTATCAGTCGACAGAGTGCCGAGCTCAACGCGCTTCCCTACGGTCAGAGATCATGCGCGCGATGTCAGCGTCCTCTGGGGAAGTTCTGGGACTGTGGCTCGGTGTGCTGCGGGTGCAGTCATCTCATCTGCAAACACTGTCGGGTCGTCCGGTCGGCACAGGAGTGGAAGTGCACCATGTGTCATGCATACAG GGAGTTTAAGATCAAATCTGGCGAATGGTTTCTGGAGCAGCAAGCAAAGAAATATCCGGATGGTAGAG AAAGCAGTTATGAAACCATCGGAGACAAACTATTACAGTCTTATCAACGGCTCAG CTTTATTGCAGTCGTGCCTCCAACTCCTCCTCCTGTTTATGAAGCCCCTTCACAAAACAGACTGGTTTATTTAACAGAACAG gaCCTCAAAACATCAAAGCCATTTACTAAATCTGTGGAGAACCTGATGGTGTCTGTCAGTGCTCATTTAAGAA AGTTCTCCAAATCTCAGAATGATCTGAGTGTAGAAGCAGCTCAGCTGACTGTGGATCACGGACTCCTGCAGAACTCCAGACACAAGAGCCGATCAGAGAGTGCCCTCAACACAACCAAT CTGTGCAAAGCACCAAGTCTACCCAATCTATCCCAGAACAGAAGAGGCACGGAGCCGTATGCTTCCACGAGCACACTTTACCTGACAGATGACGACGCTTCATATACATCTGCGTGCAGCGATGAGCAGAGG GACAGCAACAGTAGCACAGGACTGGATTGTGGGATCACTGAAAACCCTTGTGTGACGGGAGAAGTCGAGGTCGCCTTTGGCTATAATAACAGGACGTCCTGTTTGGAGATAACTGTCAAAGCCTGCAAAAATCTGCAAATGTTTGGAGATATGAAGAAGAAATGCCATCC ATATGCAAAGGTCTGTCTGCTTCCAAAGAAAAACCATAATTATGAGATGAAGACAGCAGTCAAGAGAGGAAATAACCCTGTTTACAATGAAACCTTAACT TGTGTGGTAGCTGCTGAGCAGCTGGGCAGCTGTGTCGTTCAGGTGTCAGTGTGGCACTCCAGAGGACTCAAGCGGAAGCTCTTTCTGGGCGAGACACACATCTGTCTGGCAGACGTGTGTCTGGAGAGCACAGACTCTCAGCGCTCGGTCTGCTACGAACTCGGTCCAAAG GGTCATCCACTGGGGGGCGATGTGGAGCTGCTGCTGAAAGCTCAATTCCAGTTCCTGCCTCAGATTTACCCACACACAGCCG ATGTTTTGATTGGAGCAGCAGGACAGCTCAAAGTCGTCATCACTGACGTGTCGAAGCTCCTCTCTCTGTCAAAAGCAGCTTACATTGAAGG AATCCTTAGCATTCCTGGAGACCGAGAGCTGGTGCAGAGGAGTCCAGTGCTGAAGAAGACGACTGGTTCTGTCCAAATGAACTTCAGCAGATTGACACGTCAGGCGCTCCAGCAGGCCACGCTGCAGCTCAACCTGTGGGAGAAGAACACCTTCAGCCTCGCCAACCGTTTACTGAGAACAGCACGACTGGACAGAG AATCATCATGGCAACGGCTGCAGCAGATGCCAGGAGAGTGGCATGACTTCGTTCTTCCTCTTCATGCTCATGTCAGCACAAGCATGAGGTCATAA